The DNA region TTTTTATGGTAGATAGCGCCGCCTTCGTTTGATGTATTATCTTCAAAAGTGCACTTTTCTACGGTTAAAGTACCTTCATTGCAGATAGCACCGCCGTTATCTCATCTTCCATTTATTGTTAAATTTTGGAGTGTTAAGTGAGCATCATAATAGATTTAAAATATAGAAAAAATTTTTCCTCCATCTATTACGGCATATTTTTGGCTTTCACCATTATCATAACATTTTTATCAATTATCAGCGCATTATTGCCATTTCCAGTGTAGATCTCGTTTTTTAACATTATTGTTTCGTTTGTTTCTACTTCTTTAAGGGCTTTCTTTATTGTTCGATATGGACTGTAATCTGCACCATTGTTATCATCTTTTCCAGTATCAGATCAACATAGATGCTGTCATTTAACCTATTACCTAAAACTCCTATTGTTGTTTTATATTTGATCTTTTCACTCCCTTTATGCCATGTTAATAAATGATCACAAGTAAGTAGCAAATGATATAAATAATTTTCCTAAAATAAAGCTGTAATTGCAATTCATTTGTTTTATATGGATCTAAATAAGCTCATTATACATAAATAATAATAATTTAATAAATTAAATGGTTTAAATCTATTAATATACTCTATTAATGTTATGTAAACTGTAATATATGCCTAAAATTATAAATTAATTTTAATTTAAGATTAAAATTAGTTAAAAGGCTAAAAATAACTTATTTTATATAACTACTTTCTATGAATTCCACAAAAACATTGATACATTATTTAGAAAGTACCAGTCATAGTTTTCATACTTATTGATGACTATTTCTTTATTAATTCATTTAATTTATAAATGTACTACATTTTCACAAATTCACTTATATCTAATTTTATAAGGAAGAATAATAACATTAAAATATAGAGTTTGAGCAGTTAAAAATTAAATTTCCATAATCACAAAGATAATAATATTTAATATGCAAATTCAATTCTATAGATTAGTAATAATTACTAAATACTGGATTTAAATAATTTCATTTCAGCATCAATGTGATTAATAGCACATAATCAACATATTTACATTCATAAGTTCTCAAAGGTGTAAGACCACTACAAAATAAGCACCTACCATTCAGGGGCACTCATTAAACTCCATGATACCATGAGAAGAGTGCCCCTAGGTTAATATGTTACACGTTTATTATTAGTGGACATATAAAAAGTAGGAAATATAATTCAAATTAATTTTAACTCTATTGATTGCTTTTTATGAAATCAATTTAATTTCTTTTTTAAAGGAATAAAATGAAGTATTAGAATTGTAATTGATAGTAGAGATTAGATATCAAAAACTTTCCTTGCATTCCGTTCTGTTTTTTGATCCACCTTAAATACTGGTAAAGATTTTACATCAGCAATCTTTTTAACTGCTTCTTCTACAAATGAAGGCTCATTTTTCTGTCCTTTGAAAGGTGAAAGATAAGGGCTGTCAGTTTCAGTTAGTATATTCTGAATTGGTATTTCTTCTACAAGCTCTTCATGATAGTCAGAATAAGCAATTATGGTTGAAAATGAAATATAATAGCTTTCATCTACTATTTTATGCGCTGTTTCAATATCCCCACCATAACAGTGGAATATAATATCGATATCCTTTGAATATTTTTTTATTATTTCAAAAGCTTTTAATTCAGCATCTCTTGCATGAAGTATGATGGGCATTTCATATTCATTTGCAAGGTCGATGAATGTTTTGAAGACTTTTATCTGCCTGTTTCTTGATTCAGTATCTTTTACTTCATGAAAATCAAGGCCAGTTTCTCCAATTGCGACCGCTTTATCTATATTTTCATGTATTTCTTTAACTGCTTTCTCGATTATATCAAGATCTGCTTTTGTCGCATTAACCGGGTGAAATCCAAGTGCAGCATGTGCAAAACCTTTATAATCTCCTACGAGCTTTAAAGCTCTTCTATTTCCACCTAATGTAGCTCCAGAATCAACAATGGCAGATAATTTTTTCTTTGCCCGTGCCATTACCTCTTCCCTGTTTTTGTTAAAATCTTTAAAATCAACATGACAATGTACATCGATCATAGGTTTCCCTCCTAAATTACTAACGTTTGGCATAAAACATTAAAATTATGGATTTTTAATAGATTTTTGAGGTTTAAAAATATAAAGAGCTTTTTTAAACCTCAATGAAAATTAATAGGTATAAATTCAAATTCCAAAACGCCTTTCTCTTTCTTGATATGACCTAAGTGCCCTTAAAAAATCAACTTTTCTAAGTTCCGGCCATAAACTATCGCAGAAGTATAACTCTGAATAAGAAGACTGCCACAATAGGAACCCACTGAGCCTTTCTTCCCCACTTGTCCTTATAATAAGGTTAGGGTCTTCTAAGCCTGCAGTATATAGATTTTTATTGACTAAATCTTCATCTATTTCCTCACAGTCTAATTTTCCATCTTTAACTTCTTTTGAAATCTTTTTTATAGCATCGATTATTTCCATCCGCCCATCATAGCCTATTGCAATATTTACAATTCGTTTGTCATAGGAAGATGTAGCCTCTTCTGCAATTCTTATGGCTTCTCTTACATTTTCTGGAAGTAAGTTTAAATTACCTACTGCATTCATTCTTACTTCATTTTTATGAATCTTTGGATTTTTTGCTATTCCTTCAAATTCTTTCTGGAATAGTTTCATTAGACCTTCCAC from Methanobacterium bryantii includes:
- a CDS encoding YchF/TatD family DNA exonuclease translates to MIDVHCHVDFKDFNKNREEVMARAKKKLSAIVDSGATLGGNRRALKLVGDYKGFAHAALGFHPVNATKADLDIIEKAVKEIHENIDKAVAIGETGLDFHEVKDTESRNRQIKVFKTFIDLANEYEMPIILHARDAELKAFEIIKKYSKDIDIIFHCYGGDIETAHKIVDESYYISFSTIIAYSDYHEELVEEIPIQNILTETDSPYLSPFKGQKNEPSFVEEAVKKIADVKSLPVFKVDQKTERNARKVFDI
- the uppS gene encoding polyprenyl diphosphate synthase, with translation MQPLKPLYKIYEWYISKNLKPENMPNHIAVIMDGNRRYTKLMGNMEIIDGHKRGVSTLEKVLDWSIELGIKIVTAYAFSTENFNRPPKEVEGLMKLFQKEFEGIAKNPKIHKNEVRMNAVGNLNLLPENVREAIRIAEEATSSYDKRIVNIAIGYDGRMEIIDAIKKISKEVKDGKLDCEEIDEDLVNKNLYTAGLEDPNLIIRTSGEERLSGFLLWQSSYSELYFCDSLWPELRKVDFLRALRSYQERERRFGI